The Juglans microcarpa x Juglans regia isolate MS1-56 chromosome 2S, Jm3101_v1.0, whole genome shotgun sequence genome has a window encoding:
- the LOC121251807 gene encoding ethylene-responsive transcription factor ERF010-like yields the protein MEGGVGGERGEARRKRGVVEMCEKRYKGIRMRKWGKWVAEIREPNKRSRIWLGSYSTPVAAARAYDTAVFYLRGPSARLNFPEFLAPGEALRSGDLSAASIRKKATEVGAQVDALETALHHRLHHQHASAAAAAAADATNEFNSCGGFVERVDLNKVPDPDDSDGDWERN from the coding sequence ATGGAAGGTGGTGTTGGAGGAGAAAGAGGGGAGGcgaggaggaagagaggggtTGTCGAGATGTGCGAGAAACGGTACAAGGGGATAAGGATGAGGAAGTGGGGCAAGTGGGTGGCCGAGATTAGGGAGCCCAATAAGCGCTCCAGGATCTGGCTAGGCTCCTACTCCACCCCCGTCGCTGCCGCTCGAGCCTACGACACCGCCGTATTTTATCTCAGGGGACCCTCCGCTCGCCTCAATTTCCCAGAGTTCTTGGCCCCCGGTGAAGCGCTAAGGAGCGGTGACCTGTCTGCGGCTTCCATAAGGAAGAAGGCGACCGAGGTGGGAGCGCAAGTCGACGCGCTCGAGACGGCTCTGCATCATCGTCTTCATCATCAGCATGCatcggcggcggcggcggcggcggcggatGCGACGAACGAGTTTAATTCTTGTGGTGGGTTTGTGGAACGAGTCGACTTGAATAAGGTGCCCGACCCGGATGATTCGGACGGGGATTGGGAGAGGAACTAG